The following coding sequences are from one Diospyros lotus cultivar Yz01 chromosome 7, ASM1463336v1, whole genome shotgun sequence window:
- the LOC127805626 gene encoding uncharacterized protein LOC127805626 has translation MASTNSLQANYDAELDFIDCMVTRLVDRGYIKRDALNQFCSEGNLQPEPPVQADPDYREPQISMQIFTEENHQPAPPIQDDKKDEYCKYIALHKAAVEGDWEKAKKFFEKNQEAVTANINSDLENALHVAIQAGGNKAIDFVKNLVEEMTIEDLEHKNVSRQTVLMYAAGAGNTRAAVILVEKHPRLLYICDDDGTLPVHMAASYDRKDTFQYLLSKTQDENDGVRPFAGESGVELVRQTRP, from the exons ATGGCATCAACTAATTCATTACAAGCTAATTATGATGCCGAGCTCGATTTCATAGACTGCATGGTCACTCGTCTTG TTGACCGAGGCTACATTAAGCGGGACGCATTGAACCAATTCTGCTCTGAAGGGAATCTTCAACCTGAGCCTCCCGTTCAAG CTGACCCAGACTACAGAGAGCCTCAAATATCGATGCAAATCTTCACTGAAGAGAATCATCAACCTGCGCCTCCTATTCAAG ATGACAAGAAGGATGAGTACTGTAAATACATAGCATTGCACAAAGCTGCTGTGGAAGGCGATTGGGAGAAGGCCAAGAAATTCTTCGAGAAAAACCAAGAAGCAGTCACTGCCAATATCAACTCGGACCTGGAGAATGCCCTACACGTAGCAATCCAAGCAGGAGGAAACAAGGCAATCGATTTCGTGAAGAATTTGGTGGAAGAAATGACAATTGAGGACCTCGAACATAAAAATGTTTCTCGCCAAACTGTACTTATGTACGCTGCTGGTGCTGGTAACACGCGTGCTGCGGTTATTCTGGTGGAAAAACATCCCCGATTGTTGTATATTTGCGACGACGATGGGACTCTACCGGTCCACATGGCCGCCTCATATGATCGCAAGGATACTTTTCAATACTTGTTGTCAAAGACTCAAGACGAGAATGATGGTGTTAGGCCCTTTGCAGGTGAATCCGGGGTTGAGCTTGTTAGACAA ACGAGGCCCTAA
- the LOC127805944 gene encoding ankyrin repeat-containing protein NPR4-like isoform X1 has protein sequence MESAFKSGSHLSFWENAIYSCVPVKLDKYAKEGSRTDIENPLPKHNLAQTFVRSFYIPVSQRFQAMLYKVLAFLVPHIKHIGEKKQAHYQAARLVKLSCQQISTLNDYKTYESIVIGSLLLAAKLGVKEVVEEMLDSFPNAVWFSDDESHSVFQLAILHRQEKVFNIIYQMDQCKHVLFHEVDNENNNMLHLAARLAPPSKLNRIPGAALQMQRELQWYKEIEKFVPPKYRLQRNRDGKIPAILFTTEHKDLVREGEKWMKNAANSCTIVASLIATIAFAAAITCPGGNEDSTGLPIFSKEGAFTIFSISNALSLFTSASSLLMFLSILTSRYQEDDFLYVLPKRLIIGLVTLFLSITTMMVAFTATLYLVVGKYEERILIPATVVASVPIYIFTSLQFPLLLDLIYSTYGTIFGK, from the exons ATGGAGTCGGCGTTCAAAAGTGGGAGTCATTTATCCTTTTGGGAAAATGCTATCTATTCTT GTGTTCCAGTGAAGTTGGACAAGTATGCTAAAGAAGGTAGCAGAACTGACATTGAGAACCCACTACCAAAACATAATTTGGCTCAAACTTTTGTGCGAAGTTTCTACATTCCAG TGAGCCAAAGATTCCAAGCCATGCTTTACAAAGTCTTGGCGTTCTTAG TCCCTCACATTAAACACATCGGGGAGAAAAAACAAGCGCATTATCAGGCAGCTCGGCTCGTGAAATTGTCGTGCCAGCAAATTTCAACTCTAAATGACTACAAGACTTACGAATCAATTGTGATAGGTTCATTGCTTCTCGCAGCAAAATTAGGAGTTAAAGAGGTGGTGGAAGAAATGTTGGATTCGTTTCCGAATGCAGTTTGGTTTTCCGATGATGAATCTCATTCTGTATTCCAATTGGCAATTTTACATCGTCAGGAAAAAGTTTTCAACATCATATATCAGATGGATCAATGTAAACATGTCCTGTTCCACGAAGTTGACAATGAAAACAACAATATGCTGCACTTGGCGGCGAGACTGGCACCTCCAAGCAAACTAAATCGTATTCCTGGCGCAGCACTTCAAATGCAACGTGAGTTGCAATGGTATAAG GAAATCGAGAAATTTGTGCCACCCAAATATAGACTGCAGAGAAACAGGGATGGAAAAATTCCCGCAATACTATTTACTACAGAACACAAGGACCTAGTACGTGAAGGGGAGAAATGGATGAAAAATGCAGCAAATTCATGCACAATTGTGGCATCCCTGATTGCCACTATAGCGTTTGCAGCTGCAATCACTTGTCCTGGCGGCAATGAGGATAGTACTGGCCTCCCGATTTTCTCTAAAGAAGGTGCATTCACCATCTTTTCCATTTCAAATGCATTATCTTTATTCACTTCCGCCTCTTCTCTATTGATGTTCTTGTCCATCTTGACTTCACGATATCAAGAAGACGATTTTCTTTATGTTCTTCCCAAGAGactgataattggtcttgtcaCCTTGTTTCTCTCCATAACAACCATGATGGTAGCCTTCACTGCTACTCTCTATCTTGTGGTGGGCAAATACGAGGAAAGGATACTAATTCCTGCAACAGTAGTAGCTAGTGTTCCAATCTATATTTTCACGTCCTTGCAGTTCCCCCTCCTCTTGGATCTAATCTATTCCACATATGGTACCATTTTTGGCAAATAG
- the LOC127805944 gene encoding ankyrin repeat-containing protein NPR4-like isoform X2, producing MESAFKSGSHLSFWENAIYSCVPVKLDKYAKEGSRTDIENPLPKHNLAQTFVRSFYIPVSQRFQAMLYKVLAFLAKLGVKEVVEEMLDSFPNAVWFSDDESHSVFQLAILHRQEKVFNIIYQMDQCKHVLFHEVDNENNNMLHLAARLAPPSKLNRIPGAALQMQRELQWYKEIEKFVPPKYRLQRNRDGKIPAILFTTEHKDLVREGEKWMKNAANSCTIVASLIATIAFAAAITCPGGNEDSTGLPIFSKEGAFTIFSISNALSLFTSASSLLMFLSILTSRYQEDDFLYVLPKRLIIGLVTLFLSITTMMVAFTATLYLVVGKYEERILIPATVVASVPIYIFTSLQFPLLLDLIYSTYGTIFGK from the exons ATGGAGTCGGCGTTCAAAAGTGGGAGTCATTTATCCTTTTGGGAAAATGCTATCTATTCTT GTGTTCCAGTGAAGTTGGACAAGTATGCTAAAGAAGGTAGCAGAACTGACATTGAGAACCCACTACCAAAACATAATTTGGCTCAAACTTTTGTGCGAAGTTTCTACATTCCAG TGAGCCAAAGATTCCAAGCCATGCTTTACAAAGTCTTGGCGTTCTTAG CAAAATTAGGAGTTAAAGAGGTGGTGGAAGAAATGTTGGATTCGTTTCCGAATGCAGTTTGGTTTTCCGATGATGAATCTCATTCTGTATTCCAATTGGCAATTTTACATCGTCAGGAAAAAGTTTTCAACATCATATATCAGATGGATCAATGTAAACATGTCCTGTTCCACGAAGTTGACAATGAAAACAACAATATGCTGCACTTGGCGGCGAGACTGGCACCTCCAAGCAAACTAAATCGTATTCCTGGCGCAGCACTTCAAATGCAACGTGAGTTGCAATGGTATAAG GAAATCGAGAAATTTGTGCCACCCAAATATAGACTGCAGAGAAACAGGGATGGAAAAATTCCCGCAATACTATTTACTACAGAACACAAGGACCTAGTACGTGAAGGGGAGAAATGGATGAAAAATGCAGCAAATTCATGCACAATTGTGGCATCCCTGATTGCCACTATAGCGTTTGCAGCTGCAATCACTTGTCCTGGCGGCAATGAGGATAGTACTGGCCTCCCGATTTTCTCTAAAGAAGGTGCATTCACCATCTTTTCCATTTCAAATGCATTATCTTTATTCACTTCCGCCTCTTCTCTATTGATGTTCTTGTCCATCTTGACTTCACGATATCAAGAAGACGATTTTCTTTATGTTCTTCCCAAGAGactgataattggtcttgtcaCCTTGTTTCTCTCCATAACAACCATGATGGTAGCCTTCACTGCTACTCTCTATCTTGTGGTGGGCAAATACGAGGAAAGGATACTAATTCCTGCAACAGTAGTAGCTAGTGTTCCAATCTATATTTTCACGTCCTTGCAGTTCCCCCTCCTCTTGGATCTAATCTATTCCACATATGGTACCATTTTTGGCAAATAG
- the LOC127805627 gene encoding pentatricopeptide repeat-containing protein At4g14820-like, with product MSVRNLVSWNATFAAYEQNSDGENAIKLFRRMQAEKVEFDYITMVSVISACANLGSLNNGKWINDIVRSKGLETNSSIANALIDMYAKSGNLDLARDVFSRLPYKSVVSWTSIIGACASHGHVDEALDLFSEMKKEVRPNSFTFIAVLTACRHSGLVEEGRNHFESMTKEYSIMPRLEHCVCVVDLLGRVCQLVEAFEFIENMPVEPDASVWGALLSACRIHGNVELAELVAEKWYHFDPQTVRSCALMANIYAEAGKWDDVTRLRELMEEKELKKIPGHSVVEINLRFHTFLSGSKSRRP from the coding sequence ATGTCAGTCCGAAACCTGGTGTCATGGAATGCCACGTTTGCTGCTTATGAGCAGAACAGTGATGGTGAAAATGCTATTAAGCTCTTCCGTAGAATGCAAGCTGAAAAGGTAGAATTTGATTACATCACTATGGTTAGTGTTATATCAGCTTGTGCTAATCTGGGCTCACTCAATAACGGGAAATGGATAAATGATATTGTGAGAAGCAAAGGTCTTGAAACCAACAGTTCAATTGCAAATGCTTTAATTGACATGTATGCAAAATCTGGTAACCTGGATTTGGCGAGGGATGTTTTCAGTAGGTTGCCATATAAAAGTGTTGTGTCATGGACTTCAATTATAGGAGCTTGTGCATCCCATGGGCATGTGGATGAAGCTCTGGATCTCTTCTCAGAGATGAAAAAAGAAGTAAGGCCAAATAGCTTTACCTTCATTGCTGTCTTGACAGCTTGTAGACATTCCGGTTTAGTAGAAGAAGGAAGGAATCACTTTGAGAGCATGACAAAAGAGTACTCAATAATGCCTCGTTTAGAGCACTGTGTTTGTGTAGTGGATCTTCTTGGTAGAGTATGCCAACTTGTGGAGGCTTTTGAGTTTATTGAGAACATGCCAGTTGAGCCAGATGCTAGTGTTTGGGGAGCTCTACTCAGTGCTTGCAGAATCCATGGTAATGTTGAGCTAGCTGAGCTTGTTGCCGAAAAATGGTATCATTTTGATCCACAGACGGTTAGGTCCTGTGCCCTTATGGCAAATATCTATGCTGAAGCTGGAAAGTGGGATGATGTAACAAGACTGAGAGAGTTGATGGAAGAGAAAGAGTTGAAAAAGATTCCTGGCCATAGTGTGGTGGAGATAAATCTAAGATTTCATACATTTTTATCAGGTTCAAAATCACGGCGTCCCTAA